GTAATGCTTGGATGGCTGCGTTCGCGGTAGGATGAGAAGGTTGGTTGTAAGGCTGATGTAGCTCAGTGGTAGAGCACTCCCTTGGTAAGGGAGAGGTCATGGGTTCAAGCCCCATCATCAGCTCCAGAATTGTGCGGGCCGGCAGGCGCCGCGATCCAGCCGGCATGAGGGCTGAATCGCTGATTCGCCTGCTTGCTTGCGTATGGGCGGGAGTAACTCAGTGGTAGAGTCACAGCCTTCCAAGCTGTTGGTCGCGGGTTCGATTCCCGTCTCCCGCTCCAGAGAGTCAAAGGCAGTTTGCAGGAGAAATTGTTGAGCACGATGTATGAGCAGCCTGTACTTCCGGTGGGCGACACGCGGCGCTTTGGCGCGGTGAAGTCGGCCATCGAGTCTTCGTTTTCCACGGGCAAGGTCGTCGAGTTTCTCAAGTCCCTCGACAGGCTAAAGCTTCGCATTCGCGACTTCGAGTCCGTCGTGAAGGCGGGGCTTCTGGGATCATCGACTGCGAGTGAGTACAGCCATCTGGGTGACAGCGACCAGGGCCAGATTCGCGAGTTCTACCTGGCCAGCCTTGAGAAGGTCGCTCCTGAGCTGCGGCAGAGGTTCTTCCGGCTTTACTCGTACTACTGAGAGAAGCAGGATTTCGTTTTTCGTTTTTGATTTCACAAGAACCGCCGGTGCATGCACCGGCCAACATGAGGAGATAAGCAGTCATGGCGAAGGAAAAGTTTGACCGGTCTAAGCCGCACGTGAACATCGGGACGATCGGACACATCGATCACGGCAAGACGACGCTGACGGCGGCGATCACGAAGGTTCTGTCGAAGCACAACCCGAAGAACGCGTTTC
This DNA window, taken from Edaphobacter bradus, encodes the following:
- a CDS encoding GTP-binding protein, with product MAKEKFDRSKPHVNIGTIGHIDHGKTTLTAAITKVLSKHNPKNAF